In Leishmania braziliensis MHOM/BR/75/M2904 complete genome, chromosome 27, the DNA window ACAGGCGAGCTGTGCGCAGTGTCAACGCCGATGATGGCAATGCCCATGCGCCTCGCCTGACCAACGACGCGCCGCACACGTACCTCTATGGGTGGGTACTCGACCTTGCCCCACGACATCTGCTTCATCTTGGCGATCTCATAGCACATCTCTAGGGTGAGGTAGGCACAGTAGTTGCCACGCAGCCCTACGGGGCCCgtctcgcctctcttcttgcgAATCGCGCGCAATAGAAACCACGCCGTCGGCGGCGGTTCGATGCGGAAGATGTACGACTTGTCAAAGTAAACCTGAATGCGCACAATGAGCTCGATGTCATCCTTAAAGTGCGGCTTTGTGCGGTCGTTGAAGGCCTTGGCGAAGTCCATCGCCTTCAGTCCCAGCTTCGAGAACTCCTGACCAACCGGAGGCCCCGTGGCAGCCTTGCCAGCCTTGATGAAGAAACGCCAGTtgtgcagcactgccttGTTCGGAAACTCCGGTACTGCGAAGAGGTCCTTCGCCTTTGCTTCCACCTTGGGGTCGAGGAAG includes these proteins:
- a CDS encoding putative ribosomal protein L11 — encoded protein: MLRRCAAWYLKARPKTVSIEPGSNRFLDPKVEAKAKDLFAVPEFPNKAVLHNWRFFIKAGKAATGPPVGQEFSKLGLKAMDFAKAFNDRTKPHFKDDIELIVRIQVYFDKSYIFRIEPPPTAWFLLRAIRKKRGETGPVGLRGNYCAYLTLEMCYEIAKMKQMSWGKVEYPPIEVRVRRVVGQARRMGIAIIGVDTAHSSPVKGMTEKQYLEESERYRKVHMAQYETLKAKELESAPLIERLHRPNMAPLTNAQLEEGLKDANLLNALWKSSHPKSLFAQDSRDREMARRYLNTRGWFNEMTPEEMRVVFLNYRLPEQPRQQQLGMTEGQVQSQAYWSRDAASPQ